The Paenarthrobacter aurescens region CGAAGTTTGAATGAAACTTAGGCCACAGAGGAAACGGCCTGGGCCAGTTCCTCAATCTTGTCCGGGCGGAAACCAGACCAGTGGTCCTGCTCGGTTACGACAACCGGTGCCTGCATGTAGCCCAGTGCCTTGAGACGCTCAAGGGCCTCGGCATCCTGGGAGATGTCCACACTCTGGTAGGCAATGCCCTTCTTATCCAGCGCCCGGTAGGTTGCGTTGCACTGAAC contains the following coding sequences:
- the nrdH gene encoding glutaredoxin-like protein NrdH; translated protein: MTVTVYTKPACVQCNATYRALDKKGIAYQSVDISQDAEALERLKALGYMQAPVVVTEQDHWSGFRPDKIEELAQAVSSVA